The following DNA comes from Terriglobia bacterium.
ATGATCCCCAGACCAATGAAGCCAACGGATTCTGCCATCGGATGCCTCCCTCAGATTCGGAACACTTGCAATTTCCATCTTCGTCGATCGCAAGATTCTGTCTTGCAGGACACGCCTGCAATGTTATAAGTCGCCGAAATCCAGCCAAAGACGAACGTCGCGAACGTTGTTGTCGGTGTACCCCGTATCGAGTGTATCACCGAGAGTGCAGAAGAAATGATAGGCGTCGCTCTCGGCCATGTACCATTCCGCATCGAGTCCCCGCGCCCGGGCCCGGGTGATGGTTTGCCCGTCGGCGACCGCTCCGCTCGCCGGACTGTTGCCATCGCGGCCGTCGGTCCCGGCACTCAGCACTACCCGGTTCTGATTTTCTATTTTCTGGGCGGCGTATAGAGCAAATGCCTGGTTGCGTCCACCCATCCCCAAACCCGTCACCTCGCAAGTGACTTCTCCGCCCACCACCAGCGCAACCGGCCGCCCCGGATGCTCCGCGGCCAGCGCGTCCAGGGCTTCCACATTTCTGTCCGCGACCTCGCGATAATCCCGGTCCCATTCGCCGGAATCGACTTCGCAAATAAAGCCTTCCCGCTCCAGCGCGGTTTTTGCGGCGTCAACGGCCTCGCGGTTCGAGATCAGGCATACGTATTCAGAGTTTTGGAAGCATGCGTCTCCTGGCTTGGGTGTTTCCCGGAGTGTGTGTTCCTTGAAGCGTTTGCCAATCGACTGAGGGAGTCTTGGGACCCGAATGTTTTCCTCCGCCAGCCTGTAGCATTCCTCGACCGTGGAGTCGTCGGGCATGGTGGGTCCCGATGCCACCATCGAAGGCCGATCGTCCGGCACGTCGGAAACATATAAGGTCAACTGCCCGGCGGGATGCGCGGCCTCGGCCAACCGTCCGCCTTTCACCGCCGAGACGTGCTTGCGCAGGATATTGATCTGCTCGATGGGCAGGCCGCAGTTGACCAGCACCCGGTTGAACTCGACCAGATCTTTCAGCGACACGTCGGGATCCATGGGCTTTTCAAACAATGCCGACCCGCCACCCGAAATCAGAAAGATCAGCAACGCATCGCGCCCCACTGTGAAGACCAGTTCGAGCGCGGCATTGGCGGCGGCGATGCTGTCCGGGTTAGGGTATGGATGCCCCCCTTCAAAGTAATGGAAGTTCTTCAGCCTCGACGCCGGAATGGCGGGCGCGACCACGATGCCGGAAGCGATTCGCCCGCCGAGAATCTCGTCCATTGTCGCGGCCATTCGA
Coding sequences within:
- a CDS encoding DUF4147 domain-containing protein, whose protein sequence is MSVQNEIPGSTSPSHERGKAIARHVFHEVIAAIDLHKTMLQRLTFSSETLLAGDTVVPLTRPPHVIALGKAAVRMAATMDEILGGRIASGIVVAPAIPASRLKNFHYFEGGHPYPNPDSIAAANAALELVFTVGRDALLIFLISGGGSALFEKPMDPDVSLKDLVEFNRVLVNCGLPIEQINILRKHVSAVKGGRLAEAAHPAGQLTLYVSDVPDDRPSMVASGPTMPDDSTVEECYRLAEENIRVPRLPQSIGKRFKEHTLRETPKPGDACFQNSEYVCLISNREAVDAAKTALEREGFICEVDSGEWDRDYREVADRNVEALDALAAEHPGRPVALVVGGEVTCEVTGLGMGGRNQAFALYAAQKIENQNRVVLSAGTDGRDGNSPASGAVADGQTITRARARGLDAEWYMAESDAYHFFCTLGDTLDTGYTDNNVRDVRLWLDFGDL